Proteins from one Thermobifida alba genomic window:
- a CDS encoding class I SAM-dependent RNA methyltransferase: MSRLGTRVEVRLDGVAHGGWCVGRHEGQVVFVRHALPGELVRALVTEETKRFLRADAVEVLEPSPDRVEPPCPFSGPGKCGGCDWQHASLDAQRRIKARVVAEQLNRIAGIDREVVVEELPGTPDGLGWRTRVRFAVDADGTAGLRRHRSHSIEPIDSCPIAHPGVDRLEVPRRNWRNVSEVEAVVSAGTGEAAVIVTPTTARLPELPKPAAPAAVLRRFRNGRIQSVRGRRGVAEEAAGRRWRVSAGAFWQVHPAAADTLTGAVLEALEPKPGQTALDLYCGVGLFAGALGAAVGAEGRVFGVESGADAVRDARHNLRDLPQVRIEQGDVAAHLRQWVDLRVDLAVADPPRAGLGAEVVRSLAALRPQRIAYVSCDPATLARDLAVFAESGYRLDGLRAFDAFPMTHHVECLAVLIPA, from the coding sequence ATGAGTCGGCTCGGAACCCGCGTCGAGGTGCGTCTGGACGGGGTGGCGCACGGAGGCTGGTGCGTCGGGCGCCACGAGGGCCAAGTCGTGTTCGTGCGCCACGCCCTGCCGGGAGAACTGGTGCGTGCCCTGGTCACCGAGGAGACCAAGAGGTTCCTGCGCGCCGACGCGGTGGAGGTGCTGGAGCCCTCGCCCGACCGGGTGGAGCCGCCGTGCCCCTTCTCCGGTCCGGGAAAGTGCGGGGGCTGCGACTGGCAGCACGCCTCCCTGGACGCCCAGCGGCGGATCAAGGCGCGGGTGGTCGCCGAACAGCTGAACCGGATCGCCGGCATCGACCGCGAGGTCGTGGTGGAGGAGCTGCCCGGCACCCCGGACGGACTGGGATGGCGCACCCGGGTCCGGTTCGCGGTCGACGCGGACGGGACGGCGGGACTGCGCAGGCACCGCTCCCACAGCATCGAGCCGATCGACTCCTGCCCCATCGCGCACCCGGGGGTCGACCGCCTGGAGGTGCCCCGGCGGAACTGGCGGAACGTGTCGGAGGTCGAGGCGGTGGTCTCGGCCGGGACCGGCGAGGCGGCCGTCATCGTCACCCCGACCACGGCCAGGCTGCCCGAACTGCCGAAGCCGGCGGCGCCCGCCGCGGTGCTGCGCCGCTTCCGCAACGGACGGATCCAGTCGGTCCGCGGCCGGCGCGGGGTCGCCGAGGAGGCCGCGGGACGCCGCTGGCGGGTCAGCGCGGGGGCGTTCTGGCAGGTCCACCCGGCCGCCGCCGACACTCTCACCGGGGCGGTGCTGGAGGCGCTGGAGCCCAAGCCCGGCCAGACCGCCCTGGACCTGTACTGCGGGGTCGGGCTGTTCGCCGGGGCGCTGGGCGCCGCCGTCGGCGCCGAGGGCCGGGTGTTCGGTGTCGAGAGCGGCGCCGACGCGGTCCGCGACGCCCGGCACAACCTGCGCGACCTGCCGCAGGTGCGAATCGAGCAGGGGGACGTGGCCGCGCACCTGCGCCAGTGGGTGGACCTGCGGGTCGACCTGGCCGTGGCCGACCCGCCGCGTGCGGGCCTGGGCGCGGAGGTGGTGCGGTCCCTGGCGGCGCTGCGCCCGCAGCGGATCGCCTACGTCTCCTGCGACCCCGCCACCCTCGCCCGCGATCTGGCGGTCTTCGCCGAGAGCGGCTACCGGCTGGACGGGCTGCGCGCCTTCGACGCCTTCCCCATGACCCACCACGTGGAGTGCCTGGCGGTGCTGATCCCCGCCTGA
- a CDS encoding potassium channel family protein: MHIVILGCGRVGSALAHTLEDSGHTVAVIDRAPEAFRRLRSATAKHAVTGLGHDREVLVRAGIETAGAFAAVSSGDNSNIIAARVARETFGVRNVVARIYDPRRAEVYQRLGIPTVATVRWTADMILRHLVPGDEFLGTGPLWRDPSGSLVMVDAVVGTAWSQRRVEQVESALGVRVVYLSRGGEIHLARSDLRLWPGDVVHVVSPAGSVEETVARIGADGGER, encoded by the coding sequence GTGCACATCGTCATCTTGGGGTGCGGGCGGGTGGGTTCCGCCCTCGCGCACACACTGGAGGACTCGGGTCACACCGTCGCGGTGATCGACCGCGCCCCCGAGGCGTTTCGCAGGCTGCGCTCGGCGACCGCCAAGCACGCGGTCACCGGACTGGGCCACGACCGCGAGGTGCTGGTGCGTGCGGGGATCGAGACCGCGGGCGCGTTCGCCGCGGTCAGCAGCGGCGACAACTCCAACATCATCGCCGCGCGGGTGGCCCGTGAGACGTTCGGGGTGCGCAACGTGGTGGCGCGCATCTACGACCCGCGGCGCGCCGAGGTGTACCAGCGGCTGGGGATCCCCACCGTGGCCACGGTGCGCTGGACCGCCGACATGATCCTGCGCCACCTGGTGCCCGGGGACGAGTTCCTGGGTACCGGACCGCTGTGGCGGGACCCTTCGGGGTCGCTGGTCATGGTGGACGCGGTGGTGGGCACGGCGTGGTCGCAGCGGCGCGTCGAGCAGGTGGAGTCCGCGCTGGGGGTGCGGGTGGTCTACCTGAGCCGGGGCGGGGAGATCCACCTGGCCCGCTCCGACCTGCGGCTGTGGCCGGGCGACGTGGTGCACGTGGTCTCCCCGGCCGGATCGGTCGAGGAGACGGTGGCTCGGATCGGTGCGGACGGGGGTGAGCGGTGA
- a CDS encoding potassium channel family protein, translating to MRVAIAGAGAVGRSIAAELLGSGHEVLLIDRDARAIDVHALTEAEWLLADACEVSSLENARLDEFDAVIAATSDDKVNLVVSLLAKREFGVRRVIARVNDPRDEWLFTDAWGVDVAVSPPRLLAALVDDDEEAELGRSGEAVPLASLGGADLLESVLTEGSPFAGRGAEELSAVLPEGVVLVAVVQGGQARAPLPGTVLSAGDVVVLLSSARSDDELHAVLSGSG from the coding sequence ATGCGGGTGGCGATCGCGGGAGCCGGGGCGGTGGGCCGGTCCATCGCGGCCGAACTGCTGGGCAGCGGCCACGAGGTGCTGCTCATCGACCGCGACGCACGCGCCATCGACGTGCACGCGCTGACCGAGGCCGAGTGGCTGCTGGCCGACGCCTGCGAGGTCAGCTCCCTGGAGAACGCCCGGTTGGACGAGTTCGACGCGGTCATCGCCGCGACCTCTGACGACAAGGTCAACCTGGTGGTGTCGCTGCTGGCCAAGCGGGAGTTCGGGGTGCGCCGCGTGATCGCGCGGGTCAACGACCCCCGGGACGAGTGGCTGTTCACCGACGCCTGGGGGGTGGACGTGGCGGTGTCGCCGCCGCGGCTGCTGGCGGCGCTGGTGGACGACGACGAGGAGGCCGAGCTGGGCCGGTCCGGTGAGGCGGTGCCGCTGGCCTCGTTGGGCGGGGCCGACCTGCTGGAGTCGGTGCTGACCGAGGGGTCGCCGTTCGCGGGACGCGGCGCCGAGGAGCTGAGCGCCGTGCTGCCCGAGGGCGTGGTGCTGGTCGCCGTGGTGCAGGGGGGCCAGGCGCGCGCCCCGCTGCCGGGGACGGTGCTCTCCGCGGGGGACGTGGTGGTCCTGCTCAGCAGTGCCCGCAGCGACGACGAACTGCACGCGGTGCTCAGCGGTTCCGGCTGA
- a CDS encoding LLM class flavin-dependent oxidoreductase has translation MQFGIFSVGDVTTDPTTGRTPTEAERIKAMVTIALKAEEVGLDVFATGEHHNPPFVPSSPTTMLGYIAARTERLILSTATTLITTNDPVKIAEDFAMLQHLADGRVDLMLGRGNTGPVYPWFGKDIRQGIPLAIENYHLLHRLWREDVVDWQGKFRTPLQSFTSTPRPLDGVPPFVWHGSIRSPEIAEQAAYYGDGFFANNIFWPKEHFQRLIGLYRRRYEHYGHGSADQAIVGLGGQVFMRARSQDAVREFRPYFDNAPVYGHGPSLEEFMAQTPLTVGSPQQVIDRTLQFREYFGDYQRQLFLMDHAGLPLKTVLEQLDILGEEVVPVLRREFAARRPAHVPDAPTHASLRAAAAAADHREEVTR, from the coding sequence ATGCAGTTCGGGATCTTCAGCGTCGGGGACGTCACCACCGACCCGACCACCGGCCGCACCCCCACCGAGGCCGAGCGGATCAAGGCGATGGTCACGATCGCGCTGAAGGCCGAGGAGGTGGGGCTGGACGTCTTCGCCACCGGCGAGCACCACAACCCGCCGTTCGTGCCCTCCTCCCCCACCACCATGCTCGGCTACATCGCCGCCCGCACCGAGCGCCTCATCCTGTCCACCGCCACCACGCTGATCACCACCAACGACCCGGTGAAGATCGCCGAGGACTTCGCCATGCTGCAGCACCTGGCCGACGGCCGGGTCGACCTGATGCTGGGCCGCGGCAACACCGGCCCCGTCTACCCCTGGTTCGGCAAGGACATCCGCCAGGGCATCCCGCTGGCCATCGAGAACTACCACCTGCTGCACCGCCTGTGGCGCGAGGACGTCGTGGACTGGCAGGGCAAGTTCCGCACCCCGCTGCAGTCCTTCACCTCCACCCCGCGGCCCCTGGACGGCGTCCCGCCGTTCGTGTGGCACGGCTCCATCCGCAGCCCCGAGATCGCCGAGCAGGCCGCCTACTACGGCGACGGCTTCTTCGCCAATAACATTTTCTGGCCGAAGGAACACTTCCAGCGGCTCATCGGCCTGTACCGCCGCCGCTACGAGCACTACGGGCACGGCTCGGCCGACCAGGCCATCGTCGGCCTGGGCGGGCAGGTGTTCATGCGTGCCAGGTCCCAGGACGCGGTGCGGGAGTTCCGCCCCTACTTCGACAACGCGCCCGTCTACGGCCACGGCCCCTCCCTGGAGGAGTTCATGGCCCAGACCCCCCTGACGGTGGGCAGCCCCCAGCAGGTCATCGACCGGACCCTGCAGTTCCGCGAGTACTTCGGCGACTACCAGCGCCAACTGTTCCTCATGGACCACGCGGGCCTGCCGCTCAAGACCGTGCTGGAGCAGCTCGACATCCTCGGCGAGGAGGTCGTCCCGGTGCTGCGCAGGGAGTTCGCCGCCCGCAGACCCGCGCACGTCCCCGACGCCCCCACCCACGCCAGCCTCCGCGCGGCCGCCGCGGCCGCCGACCACCGGGAAGAGGTGACCCGTTGA
- a CDS encoding FMN reductase: MTARTLAVVSAGLGRPSSARLLADRLAEAARRSLEARGASADTTVVELRDHAHDLTNALLTGVPTGGLREVLDRVADADGLVAVSPVFTASYSGLFKTFFDVLDPDALTGTPVLIAATGGTPRHSLVLDHALRPLFAHLRAATVPTGVYAASQDWGDDGEGALAQRIDRAAGELAALVADRPPKRRVDPYESPTPFEDLLSDL, from the coding sequence TTGACCGCACGCACCCTGGCCGTGGTCTCCGCCGGACTGGGCCGGCCCTCCTCCGCCCGGCTGCTGGCCGACCGGCTCGCCGAGGCGGCCCGGCGCTCCCTGGAGGCCCGGGGGGCCAGCGCGGACACCACCGTGGTGGAGCTGCGCGACCACGCCCACGACCTGACCAACGCCCTGCTCACCGGAGTGCCCACCGGAGGTCTGCGCGAGGTGCTGGACCGGGTGGCCGACGCCGACGGACTGGTCGCGGTCTCCCCGGTCTTCACCGCCTCCTACAGCGGCCTGTTCAAGACGTTCTTCGACGTGCTGGACCCCGACGCGCTGACCGGCACCCCCGTGCTGATCGCGGCCACCGGCGGCACACCGCGCCACTCCCTGGTGCTCGACCACGCCCTGCGCCCGCTCTTCGCCCACCTGCGCGCCGCCACCGTGCCGACCGGGGTCTACGCGGCCTCCCAGGACTGGGGCGACGACGGGGAGGGGGCGCTCGCCCAGCGGATCGACCGCGCGGCCGGGGAACTCGCCGCCCTGGTCGCCGACCGTCCCCCGAAGCGCCGGGTCGACCCCTACGAGTCCCCGACCCCCTTCGAGGACCTGCTGTCCGACCTGTGA
- a CDS encoding DUF3159 domain-containing protein, whose translation MTDQRQAGVSEHTVEEVVRGQLAKALGGKRGMVEAAVPTILFTCTYLIGTRYGWQVAGLDPLRLGLALGGVAAVVLAVVRLVQRSSVQYVVNSLFGIAIAAFFALRSGQAEDAFLPGIIYNSVYALVLTLSILVRWPAMGMLIGAVTGDPTGWRREPAVLRLSSRLTWLLVLPCVVRVAVQYPLWAVGAVGWLGAAKILMGWPIQVAAFAAMVWLLAVGRTPLEQGAQEDAQDTGAVEDSGADTGEAARTRPRG comes from the coding sequence TTGACCGACCAGCGTCAGGCCGGGGTCTCCGAACACACCGTCGAGGAGGTCGTGCGCGGCCAGTTGGCCAAGGCCCTGGGCGGCAAGCGCGGCATGGTCGAGGCGGCGGTGCCCACGATCCTCTTCACCTGCACCTACCTGATCGGCACCCGCTACGGCTGGCAGGTCGCTGGCCTGGACCCGCTGCGGCTGGGGCTGGCACTGGGCGGTGTCGCCGCCGTGGTCCTGGCCGTGGTCCGGCTCGTGCAGCGCTCCTCGGTGCAGTACGTGGTCAACAGCCTGTTCGGGATCGCCATCGCCGCGTTCTTCGCGTTGCGCAGCGGGCAGGCCGAGGACGCGTTCCTGCCCGGAATCATCTACAACAGCGTCTACGCACTCGTGCTGACCCTGTCGATCCTGGTGCGCTGGCCCGCGATGGGGATGCTCATCGGCGCGGTCACCGGTGACCCGACCGGGTGGCGGCGGGAGCCGGCCGTGCTCCGCCTCAGTTCCCGGCTGACCTGGCTGCTGGTGCTGCCGTGCGTGGTGCGGGTGGCGGTGCAGTACCCGCTGTGGGCGGTGGGCGCGGTCGGCTGGCTGGGCGCCGCCAAGATCCTCATGGGCTGGCCGATCCAGGTCGCCGCGTTCGCCGCCATGGTGTGGCTGCTGGCGGTGGGGCGCACCCCGCTGGAACAGGGCGCGCAGGAGGACGCACAGGACACCGGCGCCGTCGAGGACTCCGGCGCCGACACGGGGGAGGCGGCGCGCACGCGTCCGCGGGGGTGA